AATGAGCTGtgaggagatttgctggtgcTGGAAAAGGAAGCCGTGTGCATGGTGGAATCTTTTAGTGATGTGGGCGGGCAGCTGCTGCAGGGAAGCTGTCGTTGTGGGTGCCAATTGCTCTCGGTTACATGTGCCTcacaccttttcttgtttacatgtgATCTAGTGGCTGAAAAACATATAATGGATCCCAGTTTGGTGATATACTCAACGTTAGTGCCAAAATGTCTTGTTTTCATGCGCCGTATAGTCACAAATTGCTGCTGGAAAGCGTACTACGTCTTTACAAAAGATGACTGAAAATTTTCCTTGCCAACCAGCGGGTATTCAGGGGTGAATATTGAGCAGTCACATGACATTACAGACTGTTCGTAATTTAACACAGCGAAGTGTCTTGCTGATAGCTTCTCTCAAAGCCTGCAGCTAGAGCTGGATGCAGAACTTTTTTTTCACGACAGCTAATTGTGAGCTGATTTACATGTTAAAGATGTTTCTTCTCAAAATATTATTGCGGTACTGCAAATGAAACTGACTCCTGCGTGTATTCCGCGGCCGCCTATGCGACGCATGCACTCTTTTTTGCCGCTAGCAACATGATCGCTGTGGCTTCACTCACTCCCGTAGGTGACTGCGAGGAGCTGCTACTCTAGAAGATTTATATAACCTCCTTGCTCACTAAGGTTCATTCTTTTCACAGACCGACATCCTGGTGTCAACCGGTACTGCCGCGTGGAGAAGCCAGAGATTAAGCACTGGTTTGATACTTGGCATGTTGCTAAAGGTAAGCACATATCCTGGTTTCAGGCCAATTTAACAATAGCACGCACAAGAATCGCATGAACCACAATTCAGCCTATTCAAGAGGATTACCTGACAAGGCAGACATTTTTTTGCATGATTGATCGCAATGTGTAGATGTCTGCCTAGCTTAAATCCTAAGACCAATGGCATTCTTGCGACATCTGTGCCCAAAATATTCTAAAATATGGTTTGTTGTTGTGGCCAAGGTAATCTCGAACTGTGTGACACACTTTGAAGGAACTGCAAGCTGGAACGGCGACATATTTCTTAGCACACATGGAGGCTGCATATCTTGAAAGAGAGTCTAGTCTCAAGATTTCCTACAGACTTTACTACAGGTCTGCTTCAATTTCTCAGTTACAACAGGTGATGTGAAGTGAGTAATTAAAGAGAgtggattttttttattgcctacCTGTACGTTGCAATGCGATTTATTGTGCAAATTATGCTTGTCTATTGCACAAATGCATCTAAGCAGGTGGAGCACTTTCTTATCACAAGTGATCTTTAGAAATGTGTGCATACTAAAAGGACAGGTGACATGCAGGAATGCGTGTTGGTTTcttaaaatgaaaataaatttgcaTAAAGATTGCATTTTATGGTCCAGATTGGTCAATACAGCACCTGGTACTGTTACTTGCTTAGTAACAACCATCTTGCTCACGCGACAACCCTTGCTTTATGACTGCAGTGTCAGTAAATAAAATATCTAATAACAACCCCTTGTCATATATTCTAGGTCTGAAAAAAAAGCTCCTGGCTGCTAGCCGCACACATCAAGTTATCACACCTTGGATCCAAAGCATCCTAAACCACCTCTACTGGGTGGCTGCCATGGGCCAAGGTGATGGTGAGCTTGTCATCAGCATGTGGAGAAGCCTGCTCAACCACGTGTGCAACAAACACGATGGCCATGATGGGCCCTACAAAAAATGCCTCCATGACTCCCTTGACGACAGGGAATGGTTGAGACCAGGTAAGCACTACTGTAAATTGTATTCTTGCCCTACACAGCATTTCTTAGTGTGGACATCACATCTTCAGATAAAAAGCTAAAAAGATTTTTAATTTGTTATACGTATCTGTTTCAGCATCACCTGCATTTCTTCGTCTCAAAACCATTGTCGACAATGCGAGACTACTGAAGGATATCCGCCGGCTCTCTCCTGAGGTGCAAACGTTTTCATTGGAGTCCTTCCACAGCGTGCTGAATCGGTTTGCTCCAAAGTCCAATGCCTTCTCAGTGGACGGAATGCAAGAGAGGTAATTTTAATTTCGACATCTAAGAGATAAGACAAGGGTATAATTCAAACCTCTCTTCATTAGAACGAGGCTCGCTGTGCTGCACTTCAACGAGAATGCTGCACGGCACCAAGCACTCACTCAGGATGGAGAGCAGCGGTGGAAGATTAAATCTTCCAAGGCAAGGCGAGGCCACTTCACTGTGACTACAGTGAAAGAGGACCCAAGCTACGGTATGTAACATTTCTGGACAGATTGTAACATACCAACACGTGTGCACGAAATTCTTGCCAACCATAGGGCAATTACCCTGCAGTGCGATATTTTTGGCATTTTTGCTGTTTTGTAAAGCTCTAGTTTCGTCAACGAATGTTTTAATAAACCGTGGGGTATTATGCCCTGCGGCGGCATTTTTAATGACCTTAGCAGGAAACCAATGAAACTATAAAGATGTGCCAAATCTGGCAAAATCGTACTCACAGGAACTGAGAATATAACAGTTAACCTCTACATATGTACAGTACAGGTTTTTGTTCGACCTAAACATGAATTTGCAGGATGATAAGGGAAGCTGATCTTTGTGTACAATTCTTTCTAGCTAGACAAACATGGTGCTATAGACGACCAAGTTTTACGGCTATTGGAAGATGTCTATGCTTGGGCGAGTGCTGCAAATACATGCGTGTTAATCAGAATGTACAAATTTGGGTCAACTCTTATTTATCTATCCGAATACATGTAAAACTGAGAAGTTCTCTCATTACACAACTGCTGGACCACTTCTACTGAACTCTATTGCATTTgagaaaagcaatttctgctgaGCGTCGGAAGCAGAATCCTATTGTATGAATGTATCCTAATGTATAAAAGAtaatgcacaaaaaaattgaaaaaatggTTGCCAACACTTGCGCACAACTTAGTTTCTTGCGGAACACTTGCGCACAACTTCATACTGATACTGCACCTCTTCACTATGCAGGATACGTTGATGACCTCATGCAAGATGTGGTCGAGCGCTGCGAACATTCTTCATATAAGGAGAGCTTTCTGAGCTGTGAAAAGTCTCCACCGTGCTACATGTCACTTGGTTTGAAAGACCATCAAAGCAGGAGCTCATCGCACAAAGGCGCACTCGCTTCCCAGTGGCATCAACATTAAGCAATAGCAGCTAGACAGCCACCACAGTTTGTGTGAACTGGGCTAATGCACTCAGACAGCCATAAAGAACTTGGCGTGTCAAGAGAGCTttggagaccacatgacagtaCAATTCAAGTGTACACACACATCCGCAATGCAGTCACAATGATTTATTTGAACCACACCAACGCCTCCGTGGTCAAGTATGCGCTGGTCTGTTGAGAGTACACACATGAAGAGAACCACTTGGCTAAACGAAGTCAGGTAGCCACCTTTCCTTGGGACAGCATGAAAGACTTGGCATTTCAAGGGAGCTTTGCAGACCACTGCATTGGCTGTGCGCCATATTTAGGCCAGCAACGCTGCCTGGCGGGCACCACATGGCCTGATGCTATATTGCTGCGACCCCCACTGCATTGAGCCATGATAGTGATGACAAAGACGATCAGATGCCAGCAA
This region of Dermacentor silvarum isolate Dsil-2018 chromosome 5, BIME_Dsil_1.4, whole genome shotgun sequence genomic DNA includes:
- the LOC119453822 gene encoding uncharacterized protein LOC119453822 yields the protein MTYSVLSMQNGCILHTEQVQVGESPEVPNSVSMEKQGLAKCLMGVEKLGIRIRSLTTDRHPGVNRYCRVEKPEIKHWFDTWHVAKGLKKKLLAASRTHQVITPWIQSILNHLYWVAAMGQGDGELVISMWRSLLNHVCNKHDGHDGPYKKCLHDSLDDREWLRPASPAFLRLKTIVDNARLLKDIRRLSPEVQTFSLESFHSVLNRFAPKSNAFSVDGMQERTRLAVLHFNENAARHQALTQDGEQRWKIKSSKARRGHFTVTTVKEDPSYERKIHQLCSTSRPADCPTSNT